The Magnolia sinica isolate HGM2019 chromosome 10, MsV1, whole genome shotgun sequence genome includes a window with the following:
- the LOC131257945 gene encoding uncharacterized protein LOC131257945 — translation MGKKCYALLLLIFMVLLFGGFSSVSAATTTGRFVGGVFSNALSALWKWLWSLQTSTKTAISGVNRPVLKFESLYAVETVFDGSKVGIEPFTVEVSSSGDLLVLDSTNSNMYRISSPLSRYSRPKLLAGSAEGYSGHVDGKPREARMNHPQSFTMDDRGNIYIADTMNMAIRKISDSGVTTIAGGNWNKGGGHVDGPSEDAKFSNDFEVVYIASSCSLLVVDRGNQAIREIQLNFDDCASQYDTGFPLGIAVLVAAGFFGYMLALLQRRVCSIVSSKDEPRTSIKQSHSSNPYQKPLKTSFRSPLIPIDGELEKQDEGFLFSLGNLFVNVGWSITSIFGGIFSGFKKKPPNNQHLHQYQQQRRPPNMWPQQESFVIPDEDEPPSLETRTPTPPRKTYAFMSKESEKTKHFRLGRGHNNGWDDEFQQPQQQHHQQYQQRHYSSGPRTYYEQSYEATNEIVFGAVQEQDGQRRAVEIKAVDYGHPMYDHHNIRPRINYMGYNHAY, via the exons ATGGGAAAGAAATGCTATGCTCTTCTGCTGCTCATATTCATGGTCTTGTTGTTTGGAGGCTTTTCATCAGTTTCAGCTGCTACTACTACAGGAA GATTTGTAGGTGGGGTTTTCTCCAATGCATTGTCTGCACTCTGGAAATGGCTTTGGTCATTACAAACTAGTACAAAAACAG CGATCTCAGGTGTAAATCGCCCGGTGCTGAAGTTCGAGAGTTTATATGCTGTCGAGACGGTGTTTGATGGAAGCAAAGTTGGAATTGAGCCATTCACTGTTGAGGTCTCATCGAGTGGCGACCTTCTGGTGTTGGACTCTACTAACAGTAACATGTACAGGATATCATCGCCGCTATCACGAT ATAGCAGACCAAAGCTACTTGCAGGCTCGGCAGAAGGGTACTCTGGGCATGTAGATGGGAAGCCAAGAGAAGCAAGGATGAATCATCCACAGAGCTTCACTATGGATGACAGAGGAAATATTTATATCGCAGATACCATGAACATGGCAATCAGGAAAATCAGTGACTCAG GGGTTACTACGATCGCAGGTGGGAATTGGAACAAGGGAGGAGGGCATGTAGACGGACCGAGTGAAGATGCCAAGTTCTCTAATGATTTCGAAGTGGTTTACATCGCTAGCAGCTGCTCTCTTCTGGTCGTAGATAGAGGAAACCAAGCGATCCGAGAGATTCAGCTCAATTTTGACGACTGTGCCAGCCAATATGATACTGGCTTCCCTCTAG GCATTGCAGTGCTTGTAGCGGCGGGCTTCTTCGGCTACATGCTGGCATTGCTACAACGTAGAGTCTGTTCGATTGTTTCTTCCAAAGAT GAACCTCGAACTTCTATAAAACAAAGTCACTCATCTAATCCGTATCAGAAGCCACTGAAGACATCATTCAGATCGCCATTGATTCCCATCGACGGTGAACTAGAGAAGCAAGATGAaggcttccttttctctcttggaaatcTTTTCGTCAATGTTGGCTGGTCCATAACATCAATTTTCGGAGGAATATTTTCAGGTTTCAAAAAGAAGCCGCCAAACAACCAACATCTGCACCAGTATCAACAGCAGCGGCGGCCGCCAAACATGTGGCCGCAGCAAGAAAGCTTTGTTATCCCAGATGAAGACGAGCCGCCTTCTCTGGAAACAAGGACCCCGACCCCTCCACGAAAGACGTATGCCTTCATGTCCAAGGAGTCTGAGAAAACCAAACATTTCCGATTGGGGCGGGGTCATAACAACGGTTGGGATGACGAATTTCAGCAACCGCAGCAGCAGCATCACCAACAATATCAACAGCGTCATTATTCATCTGGCCCGCGTACTTACTACGAGCAGAGCTACGAGGCAACGAACGAGATTGTATTTGGGGCGGTTCAAGAACAAGATGGACAACGACGAGCGGTGGAGATAAAGGCTGTGGATTATGGACATCCCATGTATGATCATCACAACATCCGCCCCCGAATAAATTACATGGGTTATAACCATGCCTATTAA